DNA sequence from the Streptomyces sp. CA-210063 genome:
TCTCCACCGCGATCGGCCCGCCCACCAGTACGAGCAGGAAGCTCGCGATGGATATCGCCATCTGGGCCGCCTCGTCGAGGCCGGCCGTCGCCAGCACGAAAACCAAGACCACCGCGAAGTAGACGACCATGGCCACGATCAGGTCGACCAACACGGCCAGCGCCCGGCTCGGCAGCTTCGCGGGACGCAGCTCCAGCGCCACCGCCTCGCCCGTCACTAGCTCACTCACACCCGTAGTCCTTCCGGTTTCATCCCCTGACCTGCCCCGAGAACGGCCAGTCTGCCAAGCTGAAGTCACATCGCGCCGCAGTACGACCAGTACGACAAGCTGACACGCAATACGAGAGGGACGAGGAGCAGCACACCCGATGGACCTCGATGTCTTCGTGTCCGCCCATCGCGCCGAGTGGGACCGCCTGGATGCCCTGCTCCGCCGCCAGCGCCGCCTCAACGGCGCCGAGGTCGACGAACTCGTCGCCCTCTACCAGCGCACGGCCACCCACCTCTCGCTGATCCAGTCCAGCGCCCCGGACCCCCAGCTCACCGGCCGTCTCAGCCAACTGGTGGCACGCGCGCGCAGTGCCGTGACAGGAAACCGACGCGCTTCCTGGCGAGATGTCACGCGCTTCCTGACCCACGGATTCCCGGCCGCCGTGTACCGCTCCCGCCACTGGTGGGTCCCCACAGCACTCCTCTCCACCCTCGTCGCCGTCCTCCTGGGGTGGTGGATCGGCATCCATCCGGAGGTCCAGGCCACCCTGGCGGCCCCCGACGAACTCCGCGAGATGACCCGTCCCGGGGGCCAGTACGAGACGTACTACTCCAGCCATCCCGCCGCCTCCTTCGCCGCCCAGGTGTGGACGAACAACGCACAGGCCGCCGCGATGTGCCTCGTCCTGGGCATCTTCCTGGGCCTGCCGGTCCTCTGGATCCTGCTGCTGAACATGCTCAACCTTGGCGTGGGCATCGGCCTGATGTCCTCGGCCGGCCGCCTCGACGTTTTCCTCGGCCTGATACTCCCGCACGGCCTCCTGGAACTGACCGCTGTCTTCGTGGCCGCCGGCACGGGCCTACGCCTCGGCTGGACCGTCATCGATCCCGGTCCCCGCACCCGCCGTTCGGCCCTGGCCGAGGAGGGGCGAGCCGCCCTGGGCATGGCGATAGGCCTGGCGCTGGTCCTCTTCGTCTCCGGCGCCATCGAAGGCTTCGTCACCCCCTCCGGCCTGCCCACCTGGGCCCGTATCAGCATCGGAGTCCTTGCCGAGCTGGCCTTCCTCGCCTACGTCTATGTCCTGGGAGGACGCGCCGTCCGGGCCGGCGACACGGGCGACGTCGAGGAGCACGAACGCAGTGCCGCGGTCCCTACGGCCGCCTGATGTGCGGACACCCCCGTCGGGCTGTTAGTCTCCTCTTCGTTCCCGCAGGAGCCGTTGACACGGCGCGTGTGGGGAGGTAGATTTACACAGTTACCTAGAGGTGGACATGCCCCAGGTGACAGTGAATATCTGTCGGCTTCTCGTGAAGATGATTCCCGAGTGAGCCCATCCGATGATTCAGAATGAGCGGCTGGTCAGTCCGGCCAAAAACTTCTGATAAAGTCGGACTCGCCGAAAAGAAAGCCGTAAGGCAATCAAATAGGCAGAGGCCCTCCAACGGCCACTGGAAATGAATTCCGACCGGAAACGGAACGGAAAACGGATCTGGTAAGGTTGGAAATGCAAGACCGAAGGGAAGCGCCCGGAGGAAAGCTCGAGAAGTTGCTCGGGTGAGTACAAAGGAAGCGTCCGTTCCTTGAGAACTCAACAGCGTGCCAAAAATCAACGCCAGATATGTTGATACCCCGTTCCCGGCCATGTGGTTGGGGCGAGGTTCCTTTGAAAAAACACAGCGAGGACGCTGTGAACGGCCGGGCTTATTCCGCCTGGTTGTTCCGCTCTCGTGATGTGTGCACCCGATTACGGGTAAACATTCACGGAGAGTTTGATCCTGGCTCAGGACGAACGCTGGCGGCGTGCTTAACACATGCAAGTCGAACGATGAACCACTTCGGTGGGGATTAGTGGCGAACGGGTGAGTAACACGTGGGCAATCTGCCCTTCACTCTGGGACAAGCCCTGGAAACGGGGTCTAATACCGGATACAACCACCGGCCGCATGGCCTGGTGGTGGAAAGCTCCGGCGGTGAAGGATGAGCCCGCGGCCTATCAGCTTGTTGGTGAGGTAACGGCTCACCAAGGCGACGACGGGTAGCCGGCCTGAGAGGGCGACCGGCCACACTGGGACTGAGACACGGCCCAGACTCCTACGGGAGGCAGCAGTGGGGAATATTGCACAATGGGCGAAAGCCTGATGCAGCGACGCCGCGTGAGGGATGACGGCCTTCGGGTTGTAAACCTCTTTCAGCAGGGAAGAAGCGAAAGTGACGGTACCTGCAGAAGAAGCGCCGGCTAACTACGTGCCAGCAGCCGCGGTAATACGTAGGGCGCGAGCGTTGTCCGGAATTATTGGGCGTAAAGAGCTCGTAGGCGGTCTGTCGCGTCGGATGTGAAAGCCCGGGGCTTAACCCCGGGTCTGCATTCGATACGGGCAGACTAGAGTGTGGTAGGGGAGATCGGAATTCCTGGTGTAGCGGTGAAATGCGCAGATATCAGGAGGAACACCGGTGGCGAAGGCGGATCTCTGGGCCATTACTGACGCTGAGGAGCGAAAGCGTGGGGAGCGAACAGGATTAGATACCCTGGTAGTCCACGCCGTAAACGGTGGGAACTAGGTGTTGGCGACATTCCACGTCGTCGGTGCCGCAGCTAACGCATTAAGTTCCCCGCCTGGGGAGTACGGCCGCAAGGCTAAAACTCAAAGGAATTGACGGGGGCCCGCACAAGCAGCGGAGCATGTGGCTTAATTCGACGCAACGCGAAGAACCTTACCAAGGCTTGACATACACCGGAAACGGCCAGAGATGGTCGCCCCCTTGTGGTCGGTGTACAGGTGGTGCATGGCTGTCGTCAGCTCGTGTCGTGAGATGTTGGGTTAAGTCCCGCAACGAGCGCAACCCTTGTTCTGTGTTGCCAGCATGCCCTTCGGGGTGATGGGGACTCACAGGAGACTGCCGGGGTCAACTCGGAGGAAGGTGGGGACGACGTCAAGTCATCATGCCCCTTATGTCTTGGGCTGCACACGTGCTACAATGGCAGGTACAATGAGCTGCGAAGCCGTGAGGCGGAGCGAATCTCAAAAAGCCTGTCTCAGTTCGGATTGGGGTCTGCAACTCGACCCCATGAAGTCGGAGTTGCTAGTAATCGCAGATCAGCAGTGCTGCGGTGAATACGTTCCCGGGCCTTGTACACACCGCCCGTCACGTCACGAAAGTCGGTAACACCCGAAGCCGGTGGCCCAACCCGTAAGGGAGGGAGCTGTCGAAGGTGGGACTGGCGATTGGG
Encoded proteins:
- a CDS encoding stage II sporulation protein M; this translates as MDLDVFVSAHRAEWDRLDALLRRQRRLNGAEVDELVALYQRTATHLSLIQSSAPDPQLTGRLSQLVARARSAVTGNRRASWRDVTRFLTHGFPAAVYRSRHWWVPTALLSTLVAVLLGWWIGIHPEVQATLAAPDELREMTRPGGQYETYYSSHPAASFAAQVWTNNAQAAAMCLVLGIFLGLPVLWILLLNMLNLGVGIGLMSSAGRLDVFLGLILPHGLLELTAVFVAAGTGLRLGWTVIDPGPRTRRSALAEEGRAALGMAIGLALVLFVSGAIEGFVTPSGLPTWARISIGVLAELAFLAYVYVLGGRAVRAGDTGDVEEHERSAAVPTAA